The following proteins are encoded in a genomic region of candidate division TA06 bacterium:
- a CDS encoding T9SS type A sorting domain-containing protein encodes MRTMRTLAVATMMVLLVAPNVVARGVMGPDLAEMVNLAKEDELIPVNVVLREQADPGMLANLTRGMDRKTRKMAVVSELKRFSSEQQEVILSYLELASAKGLAERVTPFWVLNAIHAEVVPELIDDLLFMDEVWYVESSLLKGDPFPAMHSTLTAASDTAWGVLKINAPAVWLDGYTGDGIVVGIIDTGVNYNHVDLADHMWADPNYPNHGWDFLADDDDPMDTAGHGTHCAGTIAGDGTADTLTGVAPDAQVMAMRVRTVADSTAENQVWAAMEFAVSPPLSPDNGANLISMSLGWFYTWDPRRAAWRTACTNVGLADVPMIVAAGNERGMFPPPNDLRCPGDVPPPWRNPDQIEGGLSAVISIGATTIDDVYASFSSQGPVAWNIDPFYDYIYPPGLISPDVSAPGEDVLSLRHNNNTGYRYMSGTSMATPHVAGTVALMLQKNLLLSPAEVDEILETTALDLGDPGKDNDYGAGRIQAWEAVDATWPPDRPNVRYRTIVYDDTAAGNGDGIFDPWETVDAFISLDNNGGQDAETVNVVLRTEDTLLIIEDSTASYPDIPMGENRRNDADPFVFSADLLTPEGYIAQVVAHITAAGGYEWDRSFQVQIGVQPVLWADHNIGNMVFTVTCIAACGHTETDSISMEGTGLIFPKAGGGNLLKIGSIWIGNASSYVVNRDYSAGNADWQTVVPGGWLRLGATLFSDQDGEARYEDAGAPSPKGLSVEQRSWAWADPPYDDFVIMMYKLTNTGAANLGNLYAGQFMDFDMTVSNPDDDLGGRDVDRNLIYMYDTSEPEYAGIRALGAIPVKNLTFIENALYIDPWGYMPDSYKFQLLKGIMGIPEASTEKNWSTLVSVGPFDLAAGDSTYVGFAIVCGEDYNDLLTNSDEADSIFREKTGILEEMTPVSPPTALSLFQNVPNPFHTHTSIRFVMTRKGELSLKVFDISGRVVASLYEGSASEGAHVARWDGRTDEGGPLPSGVYFYSLSTAERTITKKLVVLR; translated from the coding sequence ATGAGAACGATGCGAACACTTGCTGTGGCGACCATGATGGTACTTTTGGTCGCTCCGAATGTGGTCGCCCGCGGAGTGATGGGACCTGACCTTGCGGAAATGGTAAACCTCGCCAAGGAGGACGAGCTCATTCCGGTCAACGTGGTCCTTCGGGAGCAGGCAGACCCGGGCATGCTGGCGAATTTGACCAGGGGGATGGATCGCAAAACTAGAAAGATGGCCGTGGTCTCAGAGCTTAAGAGATTCTCCAGCGAACAGCAGGAAGTTATCCTGTCTTACCTGGAACTGGCCTCAGCCAAAGGACTTGCAGAAAGGGTAACCCCGTTCTGGGTCTTGAATGCGATACATGCAGAGGTTGTGCCTGAGTTGATTGATGACCTGTTGTTCATGGATGAGGTCTGGTATGTAGAAAGCAGTCTTCTCAAGGGCGACCCCTTTCCTGCAATGCACTCGACGCTTACTGCTGCTTCAGACACGGCGTGGGGAGTTCTGAAGATAAATGCTCCAGCCGTCTGGCTTGATGGCTATACCGGAGATGGGATAGTCGTCGGGATAATCGATACAGGTGTGAACTATAATCATGTGGATCTGGCTGATCACATGTGGGCCGACCCCAACTACCCAAATCATGGATGGGACTTCCTTGCCGATGATGACGACCCCATGGATACAGCTGGACATGGCACTCACTGTGCAGGCACAATCGCGGGTGACGGCACTGCAGATACCCTCACCGGTGTTGCGCCTGATGCACAGGTGATGGCCATGCGTGTGAGAACTGTGGCAGATTCGACTGCTGAGAACCAGGTCTGGGCAGCCATGGAGTTTGCTGTCAGTCCTCCGCTTTCCCCGGACAACGGTGCCAATCTCATAAGCATGTCTCTAGGTTGGTTCTATACTTGGGATCCAAGGAGAGCCGCATGGAGAACGGCCTGTACTAATGTAGGTCTGGCTGATGTTCCCATGATTGTCGCAGCGGGCAATGAGAGAGGAATGTTTCCTCCTCCGAACGATCTCCGGTGTCCGGGCGATGTTCCGCCGCCGTGGAGGAACCCTGATCAGATCGAGGGCGGCCTGAGTGCTGTGATAAGTATCGGGGCCACTACCATTGACGATGTCTACGCCTCTTTTTCTTCCCAGGGACCGGTTGCCTGGAACATTGATCCTTTCTACGACTACATATATCCTCCTGGGCTCATAAGTCCAGACGTGTCTGCCCCGGGTGAGGATGTGCTCTCCCTGAGGCACAACAATAACACGGGCTACAGGTACATGAGCGGGACTTCCATGGCCACTCCCCACGTTGCCGGAACAGTCGCCTTGATGCTTCAAAAGAACCTACTGCTCAGCCCTGCAGAAGTAGATGAAATTCTTGAGACGACTGCTCTGGACCTCGGTGATCCCGGGAAAGACAATGATTACGGCGCAGGACGGATTCAGGCATGGGAAGCAGTTGATGCCACCTGGCCGCCTGATAGGCCCAATGTGAGGTATCGAACAATAGTATATGATGATACTGCAGCCGGAAATGGCGACGGCATATTTGATCCTTGGGAGACTGTGGATGCTTTTATCAGTCTAGACAACAATGGTGGACAGGATGCGGAAACTGTGAATGTTGTACTGCGAACGGAAGATACCCTCCTTATCATCGAGGATTCAACTGCTTCATATCCCGATATTCCGATGGGGGAGAATAGAAGGAACGATGCTGATCCTTTCGTTTTCTCAGCTGATCTCTTGACGCCGGAAGGATATATTGCCCAAGTTGTCGCCCACATTACTGCTGCGGGTGGATACGAGTGGGACAGGAGTTTTCAGGTTCAAATTGGGGTGCAACCAGTCCTGTGGGCGGACCATAATATAGGGAATATGGTCTTCACAGTAACCTGCATTGCCGCCTGCGGCCATACTGAGACGGATTCTATCTCTATGGAAGGCACTGGTCTCATCTTCCCCAAAGCTGGCGGCGGCAACCTGCTGAAGATTGGTTCTATATGGATTGGCAATGCCTCTAGCTATGTGGTGAACAGAGACTATTCTGCAGGCAACGCAGACTGGCAGACAGTGGTGCCAGGGGGCTGGTTGAGATTGGGTGCAACTCTTTTCAGTGACCAGGATGGGGAAGCCAGATACGAAGACGCAGGTGCTCCTTCACCCAAGGGGCTGTCTGTAGAGCAGCGCTCATGGGCATGGGCTGATCCCCCGTACGATGACTTCGTGATTATGATGTACAAGCTTACGAATACGGGCGCCGCTAATCTGGGGAACCTCTACGCAGGTCAGTTCATGGACTTTGATATGACAGTGTCCAATCCAGATGACGACCTGGGTGGCAGGGATGTCGACAGGAACTTGATCTATATGTACGATACGAGTGAGCCGGAATATGCGGGCATAAGAGCCCTCGGTGCCATTCCAGTGAAGAATCTGACATTCATAGAAAATGCTCTGTACATAGACCCATGGGGCTACATGCCGGACTCCTACAAGTTCCAGTTGCTTAAGGGAATCATGGGCATCCCTGAAGCCTCAACCGAGAAAAACTGGTCAACTCTCGTTTCTGTTGGGCCTTTTGACCTGGCAGCAGGTGATTCCACTTACGTGGGTTTTGCCATTGTTTGCGGCGAAGACTACAACGACCTCTTGACAAACTCAGACGAGGCAGACAGCATCTTCCGTGAGAAGACAGGGATTCTTGAGGAAATGACGCCAGTAAGTCCGCCCACAGCCCTTTCACTCTTTCAGAACGTCCCGAATCCTTTTCACACTCATACTTCCATTCGATTTGTGATGACCAGGAAAGGTGAGCTGTCGCTGAAGGTGTTCGACATCTCTGGTAGAGTTGTGGCGTCTCTTTACGAGGGTAGTGCAAGCGAAGGTGCACATGTAGCCCGCTGGGACGGCAGAACGGATGAGGGTGGGCCGCTTCCTTCCGGCGTATACTTCTACAGTCTGTCCACCGCCGAAAGGACGATAACAAAGAAGTTGGTGGTTCTCCGTTAG
- the obgE gene encoding GTPase ObgE, with translation MESHLYRDRVRITVVGGRGGDGCVSFRREKYIPKGGPDGGDGGRGGDVIVTVDTSSDDLSHIRPGGSTVRAENGKPGGAGNKHGRDGEPLKLAVPEGTHVYNDESDKLIAQMGEQEKEVLVARGGRGGRGNLHFTTSTDRTPRKREKGTQGRRVRLRLEYLPAVDVCIIGLPNAGKSTLLSRLSSAKPKIAEYPFTTRLPALGTFIDEESRKVTVMELPAIVEDSHGGKGFGQRWMGHMRRARLLLFLIDISSKKYRDAYDLLIGEVSSFDQVLLNKLQVLVINKTDLLKEEPQLPEIQNKKVAAVQTVSLKTGEGVSDLKTTITRLLAKNEVQSTEDEVQSTPCHCEEPEGDEAI, from the coding sequence CTGGAGAGTCATTTGTACAGAGACAGGGTGAGGATAACTGTTGTAGGGGGGAGAGGTGGAGACGGGTGCGTAAGCTTCAGAAGGGAGAAGTACATCCCAAAAGGCGGTCCAGATGGGGGAGACGGTGGCAGGGGTGGCGACGTGATAGTGACAGTCGATACCTCATCGGATGATCTATCTCACATAAGACCTGGTGGTAGCACCGTCCGAGCAGAGAACGGCAAGCCTGGAGGCGCTGGCAACAAGCATGGAAGAGATGGTGAACCACTGAAACTGGCCGTTCCTGAGGGCACACACGTTTACAATGACGAGAGCGATAAGCTCATAGCCCAGATGGGTGAACAAGAAAAAGAAGTGCTAGTGGCAAGGGGAGGAAGAGGGGGCAGGGGTAACCTTCATTTTACTACCTCGACTGATAGGACTCCAAGAAAAAGGGAAAAGGGGACCCAGGGGAGGCGCGTCAGACTGAGGCTTGAATATCTGCCGGCAGTCGATGTTTGCATAATAGGGCTTCCAAATGCAGGTAAATCAACTCTTCTGTCTCGCCTATCCTCTGCCAAGCCCAAAATCGCAGAGTATCCTTTCACCACCAGGCTCCCAGCTCTGGGGACATTCATAGACGAAGAGAGCCGCAAGGTGACAGTGATGGAATTGCCCGCTATTGTCGAGGATTCTCACGGGGGAAAAGGGTTCGGGCAAAGATGGATGGGTCACATGAGAAGAGCAAGACTTCTCCTCTTTCTGATTGATATCTCGAGTAAGAAGTACAGGGATGCCTATGATTTGCTGATTGGAGAGGTTTCGTCATTCGATCAAGTGCTTCTCAACAAGCTACAGGTTCTGGTCATTAATAAAACTGATCTTCTCAAAGAGGAACCTCAATTACCCGAGATTCAAAACAAGAAGGTGGCTGCGGTCCAGACAGTATCACTCAAAACCGGTGAAGGAGTCAGTGACTTGAAGACCACTATAACCAGGCTTCTTGCGAAGAACGAAGTACAGAGTACAGAGGACGAGGTGCAATCCACGCCCTGTCATTGCGAGGAGCCCGAAGGCGACGAAGCAATCTAA